A segment of the Halocatena salina genome:
GGCCGATGAGGCCCGCATCGACCAGCTTGCGATCGCGCTACTCGCCGACTCCGCGACGAAGAACATCACGATTGACCGCTACAGGGAGTTCGCGCGGTACCTGCGTGAAGAGTTCGGGGGCAGCGAATGGCGGCTCCCGACCAGCGATATTTAGGCTGGTACCTGGTCGTGAGACGTCGACATCGCTGATGAGACGTCGTCACCGGAGGACGTCGATATCACGGCGGTCGATTTTGACGAGATTACTTTTTCGGCCGGAGGAGGAGAGGTATCTCACCGGCAGGTGAAGAAATGTTTCCGTCAACTGTCTTCAAAGTGCCATTCTTTATATTACCGGAGTACTTTCGATAATAGGTTGAAGCTTAACAATAGGGACTACAAATTATCGATAACATCTATGACCGGAACGCCGACTGAAAAAGCCATCAAACACATCGAAACAGGACATAGACTTGAACGCCTGACTGCCGATCTACTACAACGTGAAGGCTGTGAAGTCGATCCTACCGGTACAAGAGGCCCGGACGGT
Coding sequences within it:
- a CDS encoding DUF6166 domain-containing protein; protein product: MTAGRAYRGEHCMGGQLVYTPDGDVLDKYLHVLRRASGGFDWGPEADEARIDQLAIALLADSATKNITIDRYREFARYLREEFGGSEWRLPTSDI